The proteins below are encoded in one region of Eulemur rufifrons isolate Redbay chromosome 2, OSU_ERuf_1, whole genome shotgun sequence:
- the LOC138377495 gene encoding olfactory receptor 4Q2: MDKNQTEVVREFVLAGFSQTPSIEAGLFVLFLFFYVSTWVGNVLIMVTVASNNYLNTSPMYFLLGNLSFLDLCYSTVTTPKLLADFLDKEKLISYDQCIVQLFFLHLVGAAEMFLLTVMAYDRYVAICRPLHYTTVMSQGLCCVLVAASWMGGLVHSTVQTILTIHLPFCGPNQVDNFFCDVPPVIKLACADTFVIELLMVSNSGLISTSSFVVLVSSYTTILLKIRSKEGRLKALSTCASHLMVVTLFFGPCIFIYARPFSVFSVDKMVSVLYNVITPMLNPLIYTLRNTEVKSAIWKLWDRTGLTWKKQET; the protein is encoded by the coding sequence ATGGATAAAAACCAAACAGAAGTGGTGAGAGAATTTGTCCTGGCAGGCTTCTCACAGACACCGTCCATTGAGGCAGGGCTATttgtgctgtttctttttttctatgtgtCCACTTGGGTTGGAAATGTCCTCATCATGGTCACAGTGGCCTCTAATAACTACTTGAATACATCACCCATGTATTTCCTGCTTGGCAACCTCTCATTTCTGGACCTATGTTATTCTACAGTAACTACCCCAAAGCTTCTAGCTGACTTTCTTgataaagaaaaacttatttcCTATGATCAATGCATTGTGCAGCTTTTTTTCCTGCACCTTGTAGGAGCAGCTGAGATGTTCCTGCTCACAGTGATGGCCTATGATCGCTATGTTGCAATCTGTCGCCCTCTGCACTATACCACTGTCATGAGCCAGGGATTATGTTGTGTGTTGGTAGCTGCCTCCTGGATGGGAGGACTTGTGCACTCCACTGTCCAGACTATTCTCACTATCCACCTGCCCTTTTGTGGGCCAAACCAGGTGGACAACTTCTTTTGCGATGTTCCCCCTGTCATCAAACTTGCCTGTGCAGATACCTTTGTCATTGAATTGCTCATGGTGTCTAACAGTGGGTTGATCTCTACCAGCTCCTTTGTCGTGCTGGTTTCTTCCTACACCACTATCCTGCTCAAGATTCGCTCCAAGGAGGGAAGGCTAAAAGCACTCTCCACCTGTGCCTCCCACCTCATGGTGGTAACACTCTTTTTCGGACCCTGTATTTTCATCTATGCTCGTCCCTTCTCTGTTTTTTCTGTGGACAAGATGGTGTCTGTACTCTACAATGTCATTACTCCCATGTTAAACCCCCTCATCTACACACTTCGGAACACAGAGGTCAAGTCAGCCATATGGAAGCTGTGGGACAGGACTGGACTGACTTGGAAAAAGCAGGAGACGTGA
- the LOC138377494 gene encoding olfactory receptor 4K14, with amino-acid sequence MALQNYSLVSEFVLHGLCTSRHLQNIFFIFFSGIYVTIMLGNLLIVVTVISDPHLYSSPMYFLLGNLSFLDMWLASFATPKMIRDFLSDRKLISFGGCMAQIFFLHFTGGAEMVLLVSMAYDRYVAICKPLHYVTIMSRQTCIRLVLLSWVIGFVHSISQVAFTVNLPYCGPNKVDSFFCDLPLVIRLACMDTYVLGVLMISDSGLLSMSCFLLLLVSYTAILLTVRQRAAGGTSRALSTCSAHITVVTLFFGPCIFIYVWPFSRFSVDKLLSVFYTIFTPLLNPLIYTLRNEEMKAAMKKLRIRQVTFH; translated from the coding sequence ATGGCCCTACAGAATTATTCCTTGGTGTCAGAATTTGTGTTGCATGGTCTCTGCACTTCAAGacatctccaaaatattttcttcatatttttctctggGATCTACGTCACCATCATGCTGGGTAACCTCCTCATTGTGGTCACTGTAATTTCTGACCCCCACTTGTATTCCTCCCCTATGTACTTCCTGCTGGGAAACCTATCTTTCCTGGACATGTGGTTGGCCTCATTTGCCACACCCAAGATGATCAGGGATTTTCTTAGTGATCGAAAACTGATCTCCTTTGGAGGATGTATGGCTCAGATCTTCTTCTTGCACTTTACTGGCGGGGCTGAGATGGTGCTGCTGGTTTCCATGGCCTATGACAGATATGTGGCCATATGCAAACCCTTGCATTACGTGACTATAATGAGTCGGCAGACTTGCATCAGGCTGGTGTTGCTTTCATGGGTCATTGGATTTGTGCACTCAATCAGTCAAGTAGCTTTTACTGTGAATTTACCTTACTGTGGCCCCAATAAGGTGGACAGCTTCTTCTGTGACCTCCCTCTAGTGATCAGACTTGCCTGCATGGACACCTACGTCTTGGGTGTGCTTATGATCTCAGACAGTGGGCTGCTTTCCATGAGCTGCTTTCTGCTCCTCCTGGTCTCCTACACTGCCATCCTCCTCACCGTCCGACAGCGTGCTGCTGGTGGCACATCCAGAGCACTCTCCACGTGCTCCGCACACATCACAGTAGTCACGCTGTTCTTTGGGCcttgcattttcatttatgtGTGGCCTTTCAGCAGATTCTCTGTGGACAAGCTCCTGTCTGTGTTTTATACCATTTTTACTCCACTCTTGAACCCCCTTATCTACACATTGAGAAATGAGGAGATGAAAGCAGCTATGAAGAAACTGCGAATCCGACAGGTGACTTTTCACTGA
- the LOC138377496 gene encoding olfactory receptor 4K15 has protein sequence MNETNHSRVTEFVLLGLSNSKELQPFLFLIFSLLYLAILLGNFLIILTVTSDSRLHTPMYFLLANLSFIDVCVASFATPKMIADFLVERKTISFDACLAQIFFVHLFTGSEMVLLVSMAYDRYVAICKPLHYMTIMSRRVCIILVLISWCVGFIHTTSQLAFTVNLPFCGPNQVDSFFCDLPLVTKLACLDTYVVSLLIVADSGFLSMSSFLILVVSYTVILITVRNRSSASMAKARSTLTAHITVVTLFFGPCIFIYVWPFSSYSVDKVLAVFYTIFTPILNPVIYTLRNKEVKAAMSKLKNRYLKPGQVSAVIRTVLFLETK, from the coding sequence ATGAATGAGACAAATCATTCTCGGGTGACAGAATTTGTGTTGCTGGGACTTTCTAATTCAAAGGAGCTCCAACCTTTcttgtttcttatattttcactACTTTATCTAGCAATTCTGCTGGGAAACTTTCTCATCATCCTCACTGTGACCTCAGATTCCCGCCTTCATACACCCATGTACTTTCTGCTTGCAAACCTCTCATTTATAGATGTATGTGTTGCTTCTTTTGCCACCCCCAAAATGATCGCAGACTTTCTTGTTGAACGCAAGACTATTTCTTTTGATGCCTGCCTGGCCCAGATTTTCTTTGTTCACCTCTTCACTGGCAGCGAAATGGTGCTGTTAGTATCCATGGCCTATGACCGTTATGTTGCTATATGCAAACCTCTCCACTACATGACGATCATGAGCCGCCGGGTGTGTATTATTCTCGTCCTCATCTCCTGGTGTGTGGGCTTCATCCATACTACTAGTCAGTTGGCATTTACAGTTAACCTGCCTTTTTGTGGTCCTAATCAAGTAGATAGTTTTTTCTGTGACCTTCCTCTAGTGACCAAGTTAGCCTGCTTAGACACTTACGTTGTTAGCCTGCTAATAGTTGCAGACAGTGGCTTTCTCTCCATGAGCTCCTTCCTCATCTTGGTTGTTTCCTACACTGTGATACTTATTACAGTTAGGAATCGCTCCTCTGCCAGTATGGCGAAGGCCCGCTCCACATTGACTGCTCACATCACTGTGGTTACACTGTTCTTTGGACCATGCATTTTCATCTACGTGTGGCCCTTCAGTAGCTATTCAGTTGACAAAGTCCTTGCTGTGTTCTACACCATCTTCACTCCCATTTTAAATCCAGTTATCTACACCTTAAGGAACAAAGAAGTGAAGGCAGCTATGTCAAAACTGAAGAATCGGTATCTGAAACCTGGCCAAGTTTCTGCAGTCATAAGAACTGTTCTTTTCCTGGAAACAAAGTAA